Within Falsibacillus albus, the genomic segment AATGTATTGTAAAACTAAAAAAGGTTTATTTAAATCCGGCTCGTCATAAATTGATTTTTTCAATCCTGGCAGCCAAAGGATCGTCCCTGATTGGTCAGTGACCAACGGCCAACCCTCTCTGGATTTCAATGGGATCTTTTGATCAATAAATATATCTTTAACCTTTTTGGTCCCATTCAATCCTTTTATTGCAATTCGATCACCTTGTTTTCTTGTTCTCACCTTTAATGGCATGATAACCCTCGAAGGATCGACACAGAAAAAATTTTGGTTATCCCTGCTATGTAAATCCTGGTCAATTCCCCTGCGAATAATAATTTCATCCCCGTCGGGGAGTGGTAAAACACCTTCCATCGGGAGTTCATACTCGAAGGGTTCATCCGCTGTCTGCTGCCTGAACGTAAATAGGCAATGGTCATAGGATCTGCGTACCTGTAATGCTTTGGGCAGATCTATATGTCCTGAAGGATGATTGCTGCCAATCAAACGAAAAATATCATGGATATGTACAGCAGATAATGAAGATGGTAAATCTTTATAAAGATAGTTTAATATTAGTTGAATACCTCTTCTTTGTAAAGGCAAAGGCATCTTCTTAAATGGGGTTATTTCAATCGAGATTTCCCCATCAGAGCTATTCCATAATTTATTCATTTCTACCTTGGTTAATTCCTGCAGAAAATATTCATCTTCCAGCATTTCTTCACTGAAACGCTGGAACTGTTCATGAACTTTCGGGTTTTCCTCTTTCAGCGCAGGCAGCACCCGATGCCTGAATCGGTTTCTCGTATAATCATCCTTGTCATTGCTGGGATCCCGCCTTGGCTCCAAGCCGAAACGGGTGCAATATTCTTCAATCTCCTTTTTTTGAAGGGGCAATAGCGGTCGGATGATATAGCCTCTTTCAAAAGGCCTTTTAAATGGGATTCCAGCCCTGCTTTTCCCAACCGCGCCTCTGGTCATCCTCATCAAGACGGTTTCCACCTGGTCATCGCCGTGATGTCCAAATGCGAGCTTATTGAAATCCTTCCCATTCACAATTTCTGCGAAATACTTGTACCGATATTGCCTCGCCGTTTCCTGCATCCCTTTATTTTCTTCGTCCATAATTTTTTTTATGTCGATGGCTTTAGAGTGGAAAGGGATACCATACGTAGCACAAAATTTCTGTACAAATAATAAATCTTCATTTGATTGCTTCCCTCTTAGCATATGGTCCACATGAACCGCAGCGACCTGGATTTTGTAGAATTCCTGGCGCTTGTATAAATAGTGGAGCAATGATAAAGAGTCGGGACCGCCCGATACGGCAATCAATACACGATCTCCATTTGCAATCAATTGATGGGATTCAATGAAGGC encodes:
- the tilS gene encoding tRNA lysidine(34) synthetase TilS, with protein sequence MLEYERKVSAFIESHQLIANGDRVLIAVSGGPDSLSLLHYLYKRQEFYKIQVAAVHVDHMLRGKQSNEDLLFVQKFCATYGIPFHSKAIDIKKIMDEENKGMQETARQYRYKYFAEIVNGKDFNKLAFGHHGDDQVETVLMRMTRGAVGKSRAGIPFKRPFERGYIIRPLLPLQKKEIEEYCTRFGLEPRRDPSNDKDDYTRNRFRHRVLPALKEENPKVHEQFQRFSEEMLEDEYFLQELTKVEMNKLWNSSDGEISIEITPFKKMPLPLQRRGIQLILNYLYKDLPSSLSAVHIHDIFRLIGSNHPSGHIDLPKALQVRRSYDHCLFTFRQQTADEPFEYELPMEGVLPLPDGDEIIIRRGIDQDLHSRDNQNFFCVDPSRVIMPLKVRTRKQGDRIAIKGLNGTKKVKDIFIDQKIPLKSREGWPLVTDQSGTILWLPGLKKSIYDEPDLNKPFLVLQYISQSSSRGPLN